The Stenotrophomonas sp. ZAC14D1_NAIMI4_1 DNA segment CGGATGCCCTTCGGCACGCGCACGTCCAGCTGCTTGCCGTTGACGGTGATGCGCAGGCTGTCACCGCTGTACGCCGCTTCCAGCGGCACCGACAGCTTGGCCCGGGTATCGCGGTTGGGCGCCTGGCCGTGGCTGCTGAAGCCCGGGCCGGGGCCCGCACCCTGCCCGCCGCGCTGGCGCGCGAACAGGCTTTCGAAGAAATCGCTGAAGCCGCCGCCGGCACCGCCGCCGCCGAACACTTCCTCGAAGTTGAAGCCGCCCGCACCGCCGTAGTTCGGCGGCACGTTGAACTCCTCGCCCGGGCGATAGCCCTGCGCGCGCAGCTGGTCATAGGCCGCGCGCTTTTCCGGATCGCGCAGCGCCTCGTAGGCCTCGTTGACCGCCTTGAACTTGTCCTCGGCGCCGGCCTCCTTGCTCACGTCCGGGTGGTACTTGCGCGCCAGCCGGCGGTAGGCGGTCTTGATCTCGGCCTCGCCCGCACTCGGTTCCACCCCCAGGGTGGCGTAGTAATCCTTGAATTCCATCCAGCTACCTCGATCTGCTTCGGCCGCGCCGGTGGCGCCGCCCCGGGCTCATTCTACGCGCCGGCATGCTACGCCGCTGCCCGTGCGGCGCCGGTGAGGCCGTTTGATCCGGCGCAATGCACCTGCCGCCGCCCTGGCCCCAGGATGGGGCGTGCACACCGGTTTTCCAATGTCTTGACGCGTTCCTCCCACCCGCCCGACTAGCCTGCCCACCAGCAAGGAGTTCCCATGACGATCCACGTTGGCGACCGCATCCCGGAAGTGACACTCAAGCGTATCCGCGAGGGCATCGAAACGCTGGACACCCAGGCGCTGTTCGAAGGACGCAAGGTCGTCCTGTTCGCCGTGCCCGGGGCCTTCACTCCCACCTGCTCGGCCCGTCACCTGCCTGGCTTCGTCGAGAAGTTCGCGGCGTTCCGCCAGCGTGGCATCGATGTGTACTGCCTGGCGGTCAACGACCCGTTCGTGATGAAGGCGTGGGCCGCCGACCAGCACGTGCCCGAGGGCCTGTTGATGCTCTCCGACGGCAACGCCGAACTGACCCGTGCGCTGGGCCTGGAGCTGGATGCCAGCGCCTCGGGCATGGGCATCCGTTCGCGCCGTTACGCCCTGTACGTCGATGACGGCGTGGTCCGCGCCGCCTGGATCGAGGAACCCGGCCAGTTCGAGGTGTCCTCGGCCGACTACGTGCTGGAGCACCTTCCCACCTGATACCCCACTGCAAGAGGAACCGGCCAGCCATGTCCAACAAGCCAGCCAAAGCCAGCAAGCCCGCCGCCAAGCCCAGCGCCCAGGTGCCCGGCATCAGTGACCGTACGACCCTGCGCGAACGCGCCCGCCGCAACATCGAGGACGGTGCGATCACCGACAGTTACAGCGCCGAGCGCAAGGTGGTGATCAAGCTGCTCAACGATGCCCTCGCTACCGAGTACGTGTGCGTGCTTCGCTATTACCGGCACTACTTCATGGCCAAGGGCATGCTGGCCGATGCGGTCAAGGCCGAGTTCCTCGAACACGCGCAGCAGGAACAGGCCCATGCCGGCAAGCTGGCCGAGCGCATCGTGCAGCTCGGCGGCGAGCCGGATTTCAATCCTGACACCCTGACCGCGCGCTCGCATGCCGAGTACAAGGAAGGCAGCGACCTGCGCGACATGGTGCGCGAGAACCTGGTGGCCGAGCGCATTGCCATCGACAGCTACCGCGAGATGATCAACTTCATCGGCGACCGCGATACCACCACCAAGCGCATCCTAGAGGAAATCCTGGCGCAGGAGGAGGAACACGCCGACGAGTTTGCCGACCTGCTGGACGGGTGGATCGGGGAATGATCGGCGCCACGGCGCCGTAATGTTGGTAGCGCCGGGCCATGCCCGGCGTCAACGAATCACCGTAAACCTCACCTGCGTCCACGCGCCATCGGTCGCCAGCGCGGTCAGCGTATGCGCGCCCGGGTCGGCGAACTCGCGCTGCATCAGCTGCGCCCCCTGGGTGCGGGCGATCCAGCGGCCATCCAGCAGCCAGTCCACCGCCTGTTCACTGCCCAGCGCGCGCAGCTGCAGGCGCACGCCGTGCTGGGCATTGGGTGCGCGCGCCAGCGCGGCGCCATCATTGAGGCCATCCACGTGCAGGGCCACGCTCGCTTCGCGGCCATCGTCGCGGCAGTCGGCGGCCAGTGGTGGCAACTGCGATGCATCGCGCGTGGCCTTGGGCAGCCACGGCGACAACAACGCCGGCCAGCGCGCGATCTCGCGTTCCACTTCCTGGTGCGGCGCACTGCAGTCGGCGGACAGCCGCTGGCCCGTGCGCGCATCGGCGATGTAGCGCTGCCGGCCCGGCTGCCAGCGCCGCGCCTCACGTTCGGGGAAGGTCGGCGGCACGCCACCGTCCAGCAGCCAGGCCGTCATGCGCCGCTGGCACAGCGTGGCCGGCAATGACCCGGCCAGTTCGCCGGTGGGCCAGCACACGTCGGCGCGGCTGACGCTGGCCGGCATCGGTGCAGCAGCGGCATCGCCGGGCTGGCGCGGCAGGCTGTCGACCACCTCGAACATCAGCGGCAACGCCGTCACCGCGCCGTACTGACCCGGCAGCGGCGTGCCATCGGGCCGGCCCACCCACACGCCCACCGTGTAGTGGCGGGTGCTGCCGATCGCCCAGGCATCGCGGTAGCCATAGCTGGTACCGGTCTTCCAGGCCACGCGCGGGCGTCCACCGACGTCGAACGTGCCCACCCCATAACCCGGGCGCGGGTTGGACTCGAGCATCTCGCGCACGATCCAGCTGGCCCCGGGCGAGGACAGGCGCCGCTCGATCATCGGATCGTCATCGCTGTAGCGCACACGCCCGGCAATGCCGTTGCGGTTGAGCGCAGCGAAGGCGCCGACCAGATCCTCAAGCCGCGCACCGGTGCCGCCGAGGATGAGCGACAGGTTGGGCGAGCTGCCCGGCGGGAAGCGCAGCTGGATGCCCGCGTGCGAGAGGCGCGCGGCGAAGCGCGCCGATCCCACCCGCTGCAGCAGGTCCACCGCTGGCACGTTGAGCGACAGGCGCAGCGCGCTGGATGCACTGACGGGACCGTTGAATGCCTCGTCGAAGTTGCCCGGCCGATAGCTGCCGAAGCTCTGCGGCGCATCCACCAGCAGGCTTTCCGAATGGATCAGGCCATCGTCCAGCGCCATGGCGTACAGGAAGGGCTTGAGCGTGGAGCCCGGCGAGCGCCAGGCCTGCACCATGTCGACGTGGCCCAGGCGCTGGCGGTCACCGAAGGCCAGCGTGCCGACATACGCACGGGCCTGCAGGGTCTGGTTGTCGACCACCAGCAGCGCAGCCGAGGTGCGCTCGGGCAGCGTGGAGAAATAGCTGGCCACGCGCTCTTCCAGCGTGCGCTGC contains these protein-coding regions:
- a CDS encoding DnaJ C-terminal domain-containing protein, producing the protein MEFKDYYATLGVEPSAGEAEIKTAYRRLARKYHPDVSKEAGAEDKFKAVNEAYEALRDPEKRAAYDQLRAQGYRPGEEFNVPPNYGGAGGFNFEEVFGGGGAGGGFSDFFESLFARQRGGQGAGPGPGFSSHGQAPNRDTRAKLSVPLEAAYSGDSLRITVNGKQLDVRVPKGIRPGQVIRLSGQGSHGGNLLLEVEYAAHPQFEVDGRNILYTLPVTPWQAALGTSISVPTLGGAVELKIPADSDAGRKLRLRGRGLPGSPDGDQIVELEIVAPAATDDAQKKAYRNLAKAFGETI
- a CDS encoding peroxiredoxin → MTIHVGDRIPEVTLKRIREGIETLDTQALFEGRKVVLFAVPGAFTPTCSARHLPGFVEKFAAFRQRGIDVYCLAVNDPFVMKAWAADQHVPEGLLMLSDGNAELTRALGLELDASASGMGIRSRRYALYVDDGVVRAAWIEEPGQFEVSSADYVLEHLPT
- a CDS encoding ferritin-like domain-containing protein, whose protein sequence is MSNKPAKASKPAAKPSAQVPGISDRTTLRERARRNIEDGAITDSYSAERKVVIKLLNDALATEYVCVLRYYRHYFMAKGMLADAVKAEFLEHAQQEQAHAGKLAERIVQLGGEPDFNPDTLTARSHAEYKEGSDLRDMVRENLVAERIAIDSYREMINFIGDRDTTTKRILEEILAQEEEHADEFADLLDGWIGE
- the pbpC gene encoding penicillin-binding protein 1C encodes the protein MKIEWTTRRAALRRRLQPLWPWLRWGTAGLLVLLLVLDFVFPPPLPRQRDTSTLVVAADGSPLRAFADGDGVWRYPASADSVSPLYLQALLTYEDRWFWKHPGINPLAILRASGQLLRGGRIVSGGSTLTMQVARILDPHSRTPWGKLKQMLRAVQLEVHLSKAQILALYLERAPYGGTIEGVEAASWAYLGKPATQLSHAEAALLAVLPQAPSRLRPDRHPEAAQKARDKVLARMAELGVWTPEEVDDARIENVVARSLRPPMHAALLAQRLHSAHPGQARIQSSIDLDLQRTLEERVASYFSTLPERTSAALLVVDNQTLQARAYVGTLAFGDRQRLGHVDMVQAWRSPGSTLKPFLYAMALDDGLIHSESLLVDAPQSFGSYRPGNFDEAFNGPVSASSALRLSLNVPAVDLLQRVGSARFAARLSHAGIQLRFPPGSSPNLSLILGGTGARLEDLVGAFAALNRNGIAGRVRYSDDDPMIERRLSSPGASWIVREMLESNPRPGYGVGTFDVGGRPRVAWKTGTSYGYRDAWAIGSTRHYTVGVWVGRPDGTPLPGQYGAVTALPLMFEVVDSLPRQPGDAAAAPMPASVSRADVCWPTGELAGSLPATLCQRRMTAWLLDGGVPPTFPEREARRWQPGRQRYIADARTGQRLSADCSAPHQEVEREIARWPALLSPWLPKATRDASQLPPLAADCRDDGREASVALHVDGLNDGAALARAPNAQHGVRLQLRALGSEQAVDWLLDGRWIARTQGAQLMQREFADPGAHTLTALATDGAWTQVRFTVIR